The Thiogranum longum genome includes a region encoding these proteins:
- a CDS encoding thiol:disulfide interchange protein DsbA/DsbL, with the protein MKNTLSWMLLTLILLGFGQLSMAGATEDRFREGSQYQRIDPPAPLTDQTDKVEVVEMFFYACPHCYQLEPRMTRWLAEKPYVNFQRMPAIIGPSWADQARAFYMIRALGDFDRMHAALFKAIHEDGKQIYNEYSVVEFFASQGVDRKKALDLYLSPEIAASVNQARIKTVKYGLRGVPAVIVNGKYKTAPFFVHNQDEMIEVVDSLVEKERHKMSTANVQEK; encoded by the coding sequence ATGAAGAACACGCTATCCTGGATGCTCTTGACACTGATACTTCTCGGTTTCGGGCAGCTGTCTATGGCCGGAGCCACTGAAGACAGGTTCAGGGAAGGTTCGCAATACCAACGCATCGACCCTCCGGCACCGCTGACTGACCAAACCGACAAGGTTGAGGTCGTGGAAATGTTTTTTTATGCCTGTCCTCACTGCTACCAACTGGAGCCCAGAATGACCCGCTGGCTTGCGGAAAAACCTTATGTCAACTTTCAGCGGATGCCCGCCATCATCGGCCCGAGCTGGGCGGATCAGGCCCGTGCTTTCTATATGATCAGGGCACTGGGTGATTTTGACCGAATGCACGCGGCACTTTTCAAGGCGATACATGAAGATGGAAAACAGATCTACAACGAATACAGTGTGGTCGAGTTTTTTGCCAGTCAGGGGGTGGATCGAAAAAAGGCACTCGACCTTTATCTGTCCCCGGAAATTGCTGCCAGCGTCAACCAGGCGCGAATCAAGACGGTCAAGTATGGATTGCGCGGTGTTCCTGCGGTGATTGTTAACGGAAAATACAAGACTGCGCCGTTCTTTGTACATAACCAGGACGAGATGATTGAGGTTGTGGACAGTCTGGTAGAGAAAGAACGGCACAAGATGTCTACTGCAAACGTGCAGGAAAAATAA
- a CDS encoding glutaminyl-peptide cyclotransferase, whose amino-acid sequence MSRFRTEGVGDCRYGLEKSRPRVVSSRNNLPFALQIILTISLCQYGSCYALSKTPFLEAHECDATASKLSGTVPDRPYEIVARYPHDQDAFTQGLTFYRGNLYESTGKYRQSSLRLLDLETGNVLKEQRLSHDLFGEGLTVLGQQLVQLTWKSGKAFLYTPDELRETGGFNINGEGWGATGYRNQLVISDGSAWLRFLDARDYHQLKRLQVKFQGNPVKGLNELETVDGLIYANIYPGDCIAQIDPRSGQVVGWINLEGLMPLSARSHSSAVTNGIAYNAETGELFVTGKLWPYIYKLKLLRRKALPDIRPHHRQAPDDAGDMITNGV is encoded by the coding sequence GTGTCACGTTTTCGAACAGAAGGTGTTGGGGATTGCCGGTATGGCCTGGAGAAAAGCAGGCCAAGGGTAGTATCGAGCCGGAATAACCTGCCATTTGCTCTTCAGATCATCCTGACAATCTCATTGTGTCAGTACGGCAGTTGCTACGCGCTATCAAAAACACCTTTCCTTGAAGCACATGAGTGCGATGCAACAGCATCGAAGCTTTCCGGGACGGTGCCAGACCGTCCTTATGAAATCGTGGCGCGTTATCCTCATGATCAGGACGCATTTACCCAGGGACTGACATTTTACCGCGGTAATTTATACGAGAGCACGGGCAAATACCGTCAGTCCAGCCTGCGTTTGCTGGATCTTGAAACAGGAAACGTGCTTAAGGAGCAACGGCTCAGTCATGATCTGTTTGGTGAGGGGCTGACTGTGCTGGGCCAGCAGCTGGTACAGCTGACCTGGAAATCGGGCAAGGCTTTCCTGTACACACCCGACGAACTCCGGGAGACAGGTGGATTCAATATTAATGGTGAAGGCTGGGGCGCCACCGGATACCGTAATCAACTGGTTATCAGCGATGGGTCTGCCTGGCTTCGTTTTCTTGATGCCAGGGACTATCATCAACTGAAAAGATTGCAAGTAAAATTCCAGGGAAACCCCGTCAAGGGATTAAACGAGCTCGAGACAGTAGATGGCCTGATATATGCCAATATATATCCGGGTGACTGCATAGCGCAGATTGATCCGCGATCGGGGCAGGTTGTCGGCTGGATCAATCTTGAAGGGTTAATGCCCTTGTCTGCACGCAGCCACAGTTCAGCGGTGACTAATGGTATCGCCTACAACGCTGAAACGGGTGAATTGTTTGTAACGGGGAAGCTATGGCCCTATATTTACAAGTTGAAGTTGCTGAGAAGAAAAGCCCTTCCCGACATACGGCCGCATCACCGGCAAGCCCCGGATGATGCTGGTGACATGATAACAAACGGGGTGTAA
- a CDS encoding multicopper oxidase family protein yields the protein MAKRRDVLKAGAVAVASTPAIFGGAAIPRAAQAQLCRPEGIRSPLTEPDSPPVRHYHEPLYITPAMSEVDPATLSPPPDPNRHQRYDEFQPVKHYVQRMTEGLWNYHEDLSVLNPLGFGSLAWMFNGATPGETLVARYGEPVFIRRYNDLPMTEDALIPFGLPYTTLHLHNAHTASESDGWPGDFVGPGEYWDHHHAMMYARNDPNEALASLWYHDHMLDFTATNVYAGLSAMATFYDDIDSGDENDPNPDALRLPGTYGKYDVSIILHDVRFDQFGNPAYNVFDTDGHLGDLITVNRKVSPYLEVEPRKYRFRIYDGGPSRFYELGLADESEMFVICNDGNLLEEPVSVTSIVLGPANRHDVIIDFSRYSVGQSVNLLNIMEQVNGQGPTGRRLEGPDRMPVMQFRIKPLEGPDNSRIPDFMRKLPHVNLNEVVAEREWVFDHDMGLWTINHEFMDPTKVSAAPRQGTAEIWTFRNAGTSWAHPVHVHFEEFQVLEWNGRPPTGVLRSRKDVATLGPGDSARVFYRFDDFLGRYPIHCHNNVHEDNAMMARWDIIPNGGDDDD from the coding sequence ATGGCAAAAAGAAGAGACGTACTCAAGGCGGGTGCAGTGGCTGTGGCCAGTACACCGGCAATCTTTGGAGGAGCTGCCATACCACGTGCGGCACAGGCGCAACTTTGCCGGCCGGAGGGTATCCGCAGTCCGCTGACAGAGCCGGACAGTCCGCCGGTTAGGCACTATCACGAACCACTTTACATAACGCCTGCCATGTCGGAAGTAGATCCGGCCACATTGTCGCCGCCACCTGATCCGAATCGTCACCAGCGATATGATGAATTCCAGCCCGTCAAGCATTACGTTCAGCGCATGACGGAAGGTTTATGGAATTACCATGAAGACCTGTCGGTACTCAACCCGCTCGGATTTGGTTCCCTGGCCTGGATGTTCAATGGCGCTACACCCGGTGAGACACTGGTAGCGCGTTACGGCGAGCCTGTTTTCATTCGCCGTTATAACGATTTGCCAATGACAGAAGATGCCTTGATTCCCTTTGGTCTTCCCTATACCACCTTGCACCTTCACAACGCGCATACGGCGTCAGAGAGTGATGGCTGGCCAGGCGATTTTGTCGGACCCGGCGAGTACTGGGACCACCACCATGCCATGATGTATGCGCGAAACGACCCGAATGAAGCACTGGCAAGTCTCTGGTACCACGACCACATGCTTGATTTTACGGCCACCAACGTCTACGCGGGCCTGTCAGCGATGGCGACCTTCTATGATGATATTGATTCCGGAGACGAAAACGATCCCAACCCGGATGCATTGCGTTTGCCTGGTACGTACGGCAAGTATGATGTTTCCATCATCCTGCACGATGTGCGTTTTGATCAGTTTGGTAATCCTGCCTATAACGTGTTTGATACAGACGGCCACCTGGGTGACCTGATCACGGTCAACCGCAAGGTTTCACCTTACCTTGAAGTCGAACCGCGCAAATACCGTTTCCGCATCTACGATGGTGGTCCTTCACGCTTCTATGAGCTGGGACTGGCGGATGAATCGGAGATGTTTGTGATTTGTAACGACGGTAATTTGCTGGAGGAACCGGTCAGTGTCACCAGCATCGTGCTTGGCCCGGCAAACCGCCATGATGTCATTATCGATTTCTCGCGTTACAGCGTCGGGCAATCTGTCAACCTGCTCAATATTATGGAGCAGGTCAATGGCCAGGGCCCTACCGGACGGCGTCTTGAAGGCCCGGATCGCATGCCGGTCATGCAGTTCCGTATCAAGCCACTGGAAGGACCTGATAACAGCCGCATCCCGGATTTCATGCGCAAGCTGCCTCACGTCAACCTTAACGAAGTGGTGGCTGAGCGTGAGTGGGTATTTGATCACGATATGGGCTTGTGGACCATCAACCATGAATTCATGGATCCGACCAAGGTTTCTGCGGCACCCCGGCAGGGTACGGCTGAAATCTGGACATTCCGTAATGCGGGCACCTCATGGGCGCACCCGGTGCACGTACACTTTGAAGAATTCCAGGTGCTGGAATGGAATGGCAGGCCGCCAACCGGAGTACTCCGCTCGCGTAAGGATGTCGCAACCCTTGGACCTGGCGATTCCGCCCGCGTGTTCTATCGTTTCGACGACTTCCTCGGTCGCTATCCGATTCACTGTCACAACAACGTGCACGAAGACAATGCCATGATGGCGCGTTGGGACATTATCCCGAATGGTGGTGATGATGACGACTGA
- a CDS encoding efflux RND transporter periplasmic adaptor subunit — translation MKKILAITALAAGFLGYLAGQFSTENHSTAGLEEVVALPAGASHYVCPMHAEIISNVPGGSCPVCGMDLVEKETGESTDKVEGMPVVTINPSVVHNLGVRTARVRLGDLQRSIETIGKITRVDPMARRTITPPIRGELVAIADKQDGDFVTEGELLFSVKSDELFEHEKAFQDAYQSGDRATANAMIPQLSKMGLTPEQISQLQNGAMPHMPVDVFAFEDGYIYTRRGRVGEKVHTGFTLFNVGGNYRVIEVTAEIFERQWGWVAQGQQARMTVRGLPGTVFTGEVVRVEPPVGYTTRSLEVALKFRSENPELSQSMFAHVSIAGQPRKHVLLVPLDSVIRTGQGDRVVRVQGKNRFQPVEVTTGEDANGLIEIRSGLKEGDQVVSSGQFLIDSESSLLAGFRRLTTPGATRPEQQPSPRHADSHRTTYTPASRL, via the coding sequence ATGAAAAAAATACTGGCTATTACCGCGCTGGCAGCCGGATTTCTGGGTTACCTGGCAGGTCAGTTTTCTACGGAAAACCACTCGACGGCCGGGCTGGAGGAAGTTGTGGCTTTACCCGCCGGCGCTTCGCACTATGTTTGCCCTATGCATGCCGAAATTATCAGTAATGTCCCGGGTGGCAGTTGTCCGGTTTGTGGTATGGATCTGGTTGAAAAGGAGACCGGGGAGTCAACGGACAAGGTAGAAGGAATGCCGGTTGTAACCATCAATCCTTCGGTTGTACATAATCTGGGTGTACGCACCGCCCGGGTCAGGTTGGGGGACCTTCAGCGAAGTATCGAGACTATCGGCAAGATTACGCGCGTGGATCCCATGGCACGTCGTACCATTACGCCACCCATTCGTGGTGAGCTGGTGGCAATTGCCGACAAGCAGGACGGTGACTTTGTTACCGAAGGTGAATTGCTGTTCAGCGTCAAGTCGGACGAACTGTTTGAGCATGAGAAAGCTTTTCAGGATGCCTATCAGTCAGGGGATCGTGCTACAGCCAATGCCATGATTCCGCAATTGAGCAAGATGGGGCTGACGCCGGAACAGATATCACAACTACAGAATGGTGCAATGCCGCACATGCCGGTCGATGTATTTGCATTCGAAGATGGTTATATCTATACCCGAAGGGGACGCGTCGGGGAAAAAGTGCATACCGGATTTACACTATTCAATGTAGGTGGAAATTATCGTGTGATCGAAGTGACCGCAGAAATATTCGAGCGTCAGTGGGGCTGGGTTGCGCAAGGTCAACAAGCACGTATGACAGTGCGAGGTCTGCCTGGTACGGTATTCACGGGTGAGGTGGTGCGAGTTGAGCCACCGGTCGGGTATACGACGCGATCACTGGAAGTCGCACTGAAATTCAGGTCCGAAAATCCCGAACTCTCGCAGAGCATGTTCGCACATGTCAGTATTGCAGGTCAGCCACGCAAGCATGTGTTACTGGTACCTCTGGACAGCGTGATACGCACAGGGCAGGGCGACCGCGTCGTACGTGTACAGGGTAAAAACCGCTTTCAGCCGGTCGAAGTTACCACCGGAGAGGACGCCAATGGACTGATCGAAATACGTTCCGGACTCAAGGAGGGCGACCAGGTAGTGTCTTCGGGGCAGTTTCTGATTGACTCGGAAAGCAGCCTGCTGGCCGGTTTCCGTCGTTTAACAACGCCAGGAGCCACCAGACCGGAACAACAGCCATCACCCCGGCACGCCGATTCACATCGTACAACCTATACACCGGCATCCCGTCTCTAG
- a CDS encoding fused MFS/spermidine synthase yields the protein MTTVTHNPSVEDRSGEVTHQDHFAVFASLFVLSGISGLVYQVVWARKLQIAFGVNLYAIAAVLAAYFLGMALGSWLGGKVSDRSRRPLIIYALLEIGIGVTALVVTPLIDQLDIVLQPFNEMLNSNFYLLQGARFILTLGVLIVPTTLLGATVPFMNRGVMASDSHIGKRMATLYAANTLGAVAGVLVSGFYLIERIGLMHTAQLAAALSVAVGLLAIRVNWRAGPVNVRSAAVPETGSVETRQASRIVLPVMGLSGALGLSLEVLWTRLLIQGIGSTAYVFSIVLALFLAGIAIGSYIVRSRVDHWKDLYSALALTQGLAALFTLAGVPILNRVMPAIVSSVMDALGYSVEQAFFQTWALWAAGALLPATIALGASLPIAARLITSSRHAVGKNMGRLYAINTYGGVVGSLCTGFVLLPMAGVYGSITLISALYLLVAAVLVYQSDAGLMRGRRLAIIPIALSLLVWFFLPPGLVRDRVTNYTTGDILAYEEDYYGSILVTEEGDGDKFKRLLVNGTSYSGTGDYAVRYMRLQGHLPVFMSQKAVKNVLVICLGVGLTAGAITTHPDTALTVVELSRTIVDLSVFFADVNEEVHLNPDVTLVTDDGRNYLVRNPGQRFDVITLEPPPPVLAGMANLYSLDFYELAKSRMTDEGVIVQWIPLHTQSNTDTRMLIATFFKAFPNSSLWWTESGEALILGKMRDTPLVPGHIQNLLSNKKVARSLGDIDIFTPAQLAAHFLVDQNGLERLVSGSAVMTDDLPVIEYRVPVFNDDYTPLLKEMIQLRPDSHSIAKLLGISPSEADAIDEAWLNLKNSWYEK from the coding sequence TTGACGACTGTCACGCACAATCCCTCTGTTGAAGACCGATCCGGTGAGGTGACTCATCAAGACCACTTTGCGGTATTTGCCAGCCTTTTTGTTTTGTCAGGCATCAGCGGTCTGGTCTATCAGGTTGTCTGGGCCCGAAAGCTGCAGATTGCATTCGGTGTAAATCTGTATGCCATAGCCGCCGTGCTTGCCGCCTATTTTCTGGGCATGGCGCTGGGGTCCTGGCTGGGTGGAAAAGTCAGCGATCGCTCCAGGCGTCCACTCATCATATATGCCTTGCTGGAAATCGGCATTGGTGTAACTGCGCTTGTCGTTACTCCCTTGATCGATCAACTCGATATTGTGCTTCAGCCGTTCAACGAAATGTTAAACAGTAATTTCTACTTGCTTCAGGGGGCTCGCTTTATCCTGACGCTGGGCGTTCTGATTGTCCCGACAACGCTGCTCGGCGCCACGGTGCCCTTCATGAACCGTGGAGTGATGGCCAGTGACAGCCATATAGGTAAACGCATGGCGACGCTGTATGCCGCCAATACGCTTGGAGCTGTCGCTGGAGTGCTGGTTTCCGGCTTCTATCTTATTGAGCGGATAGGTCTGATGCATACCGCTCAACTCGCTGCAGCGCTGTCTGTTGCCGTTGGATTACTGGCTATCCGGGTCAACTGGCGGGCCGGTCCTGTAAACGTCCGCTCAGCCGCCGTACCGGAGACCGGCTCTGTTGAAACCCGGCAGGCCTCACGTATTGTGTTGCCGGTGATGGGATTGTCCGGCGCACTTGGTCTTTCGCTGGAAGTCCTGTGGACGCGTTTACTGATCCAGGGTATCGGTTCAACGGCGTACGTTTTCTCGATTGTGCTCGCCCTTTTTCTTGCCGGTATCGCAATTGGCAGCTATATCGTACGCAGCCGTGTCGATCACTGGAAGGATCTGTACTCGGCGCTTGCGCTGACGCAAGGTCTGGCAGCCTTGTTTACACTTGCCGGGGTACCCATCCTGAACCGGGTCATGCCGGCGATCGTTTCCAGTGTCATGGATGCGCTGGGCTACAGCGTTGAACAGGCGTTCTTTCAGACGTGGGCACTCTGGGCGGCAGGTGCGCTACTGCCTGCAACCATCGCACTGGGTGCAAGCCTGCCAATTGCGGCCCGCCTGATTACCTCAAGCCGCCACGCCGTCGGCAAGAACATGGGCAGATTGTACGCCATCAATACCTACGGGGGTGTTGTAGGGTCACTGTGTACAGGCTTCGTGTTATTGCCCATGGCAGGCGTGTACGGGTCGATAACGCTCATATCGGCACTATATCTGCTTGTCGCCGCTGTCCTTGTATACCAGTCTGACGCTGGCCTGATGCGGGGTCGTCGCCTGGCCATAATACCAATTGCGCTTTCTCTCCTTGTCTGGTTCTTTCTTCCACCCGGGCTGGTACGCGACCGGGTTACAAATTACACAACCGGTGACATCCTGGCCTATGAGGAGGATTACTACGGATCCATCCTGGTTACGGAAGAAGGCGATGGCGACAAGTTCAAGCGACTCCTTGTCAATGGGACTTCGTATTCAGGTACAGGTGACTACGCCGTACGTTATATGCGTCTACAGGGTCATCTTCCTGTATTTATGTCACAAAAAGCGGTTAAAAATGTGCTTGTCATCTGTCTTGGTGTCGGGTTGACGGCAGGTGCGATCACGACACACCCGGATACAGCGCTGACGGTAGTTGAATTGTCACGCACTATCGTCGATTTGAGTGTTTTCTTCGCAGATGTCAATGAAGAAGTCCATCTTAACCCTGACGTGACTCTGGTAACTGATGACGGACGTAATTACCTCGTACGTAACCCTGGACAGCGTTTTGACGTTATAACACTGGAACCGCCACCACCCGTACTGGCTGGTATGGCCAATCTTTATAGCCTGGATTTTTACGAGCTGGCAAAAAGCCGTATGACAGACGAGGGTGTTATCGTCCAGTGGATACCTTTGCACACGCAAAGCAATACTGACACACGCATGCTGATTGCGACCTTTTTCAAGGCGTTCCCGAACTCCAGTCTGTGGTGGACGGAGAGTGGCGAAGCACTGATCCTCGGAAAAATGCGCGATACTCCCCTGGTGCCGGGGCATATACAGAACCTGCTATCGAACAAAAAGGTCGCACGCAGCCTTGGAGATATCGATATCTTTACGCCTGCACAACTGGCGGCACATTTTCTTGTCGATCAGAATGGGCTGGAAAGACTGGTTAGTGGCAGTGCGGTTATGACTGATGACTTACCGGTAATAGAATACCGTGTTCCAGTGTTCAATGATGATTACACGCCTTTACTGAAAGAAATGATTCAGCTTCGACCAGACAGTCATTCCATTGCGAAACTTCTGGGGATATCACCATCTGAAGCAGATGCAATAGATGAAGCCTGGCTGAATCTGAAAAACAGCTGGTATGAGAAGTAA
- a CDS encoding efflux RND transporter permease subunit, with product MIAALIRWSVRNRLLVLLAAALLSAWGVYSVRTIPLDAIPDLSDVQVIIRTSYSGQAPQVVEDQITYPLSTAMLSVPGAVAVRGYSFFGDSYVYVIFSDDTDLYWARSRVLEYLSQVTDQLPRGAQPRLGPDATGVGWIYQYALLDRTGKHDLSELRSLQDWFLKYELQTVPGVSEVAAIGGMVKQYQVVIDPDRLRGYYLTLANVKRAIEESNAEISGSSLEIAEAEYMIRFKGYVKNKEDIGVTSVPTIRRRLSISSVLLDDVVHSIRIGPAMRRGVADLNGEGEVVGGIIVMRSGENALTTIKAVKEKLDQLERSLPDGVELVETYDRSALINGAVSNLGQRLVEEFLVVVVVCALFLLHLRSSLVILISLPVGILTAFVIMHLQGINANIMSLGGIAIAIGAMVDATIVMIENVHKHLERAEARGIGRLQAIQDAAVEVGSPLFFSLLIITLSFLPVFTLEAQEARLFSPLAYTKTYAMAAAAGLSITLVPALMAFLIRGKVRPEEYNPINRGLIAAYRPLIRWALARPWLTIGLACLLVVTMLWPLNRLGTEFMPEMDEGDILYMPTTLPGISVGKARELLQQTDRLIRTLPEVESVFGKVGRAETATDPAPLTMLETVIRLKPEEQWRPGMSMDKIRAELDARVQVPSLHNAWLMPIRTRIDMQSTGINTPVGIKIAGPDLAGIQSLGEQVENVLLKVPGTRTVLSDRAAGARYIDVDIDRQAAGHYGLSIAEIEEAANIAVAGQNVTYTVEGRERYPVNLRYPRVWRDSITKLKELPLVVTEDTQIQLQDLAEIRITDGPPLIKSENGRINGWVYITIDGRDIGSYVAAARQALQQQLDLPAGYTLNWVGQYQYLQRAAQRLSYIIPLTLFIIFILLYLSFRTLSEALMVMLSVPLALVGGVWLLWLLDFHLSVAVAVGFIALAGVAAEFGVVMLVYLREAISRNQPINEAELRSAVIEGAVLRVRPKAMTAAVIIAGLMPIMLGGGAGSEVMQRIAAPMIGGMVTAPLVSMLLLPVMYFLWYRNKLTGKPVRQAADA from the coding sequence GTGATAGCCGCACTGATACGCTGGTCTGTACGTAATCGCCTGCTTGTACTGCTGGCAGCAGCCCTGCTCAGTGCATGGGGGGTCTACTCAGTACGCACTATACCGCTGGATGCCATACCGGATCTCTCCGATGTACAGGTCATTATCCGTACCAGCTATTCAGGGCAGGCGCCGCAGGTTGTGGAAGACCAGATTACCTATCCACTATCTACGGCAATGCTGTCGGTTCCTGGCGCAGTAGCTGTACGTGGCTATTCATTCTTTGGCGACTCCTACGTCTATGTAATTTTTTCGGATGATACTGACCTGTACTGGGCAAGGTCACGTGTACTCGAATATCTCAGTCAGGTTACCGACCAGTTGCCACGGGGTGCACAACCCCGACTGGGTCCGGATGCCACCGGCGTAGGCTGGATCTATCAGTATGCGCTGCTGGATCGTACCGGGAAACACGATTTGTCCGAGCTTCGCTCCCTGCAGGACTGGTTCCTGAAATATGAACTTCAGACGGTGCCTGGTGTTTCCGAAGTCGCGGCGATAGGCGGGATGGTCAAGCAGTACCAGGTAGTCATCGATCCTGACCGTTTGCGTGGCTACTATCTGACCCTGGCGAATGTAAAGCGCGCGATAGAGGAATCCAACGCCGAAATCAGTGGCTCCTCGCTGGAAATCGCAGAAGCTGAATACATGATTCGCTTCAAGGGGTATGTCAAAAACAAGGAAGACATCGGCGTAACAAGCGTGCCCACCATACGTCGTCGTTTGTCGATTTCATCTGTATTGCTCGACGACGTTGTACACAGTATACGTATCGGGCCAGCCATGCGACGCGGCGTGGCTGACCTGAATGGCGAGGGTGAAGTCGTAGGTGGCATCATTGTGATGCGGTCGGGTGAAAATGCACTGACTACGATCAAAGCTGTCAAGGAAAAACTGGACCAGCTTGAGCGTAGCCTGCCAGATGGCGTGGAACTGGTTGAGACGTACGATCGCTCCGCACTGATCAATGGCGCAGTGAGCAATCTCGGTCAACGGCTGGTCGAGGAATTTTTGGTGGTGGTCGTGGTATGCGCGCTGTTTTTGCTGCACTTGCGTTCATCACTGGTCATCCTGATCAGCCTGCCGGTAGGCATATTGACGGCGTTTGTCATCATGCACCTGCAAGGTATTAACGCTAATATTATGTCGCTGGGGGGGATCGCTATTGCTATTGGCGCAATGGTGGACGCCACCATTGTCATGATAGAAAACGTGCATAAACATCTGGAGCGTGCAGAGGCACGTGGTATCGGCCGGTTACAGGCCATACAGGATGCAGCGGTCGAAGTCGGTTCCCCGTTGTTCTTCTCGCTATTGATCATCACGCTGAGTTTCCTGCCAGTGTTCACCCTTGAGGCGCAGGAGGCACGCCTTTTCTCACCGCTGGCCTATACCAAGACTTATGCCATGGCTGCAGCTGCGGGCCTGTCGATTACGCTGGTACCCGCACTGATGGCCTTCCTGATTCGTGGCAAGGTGCGGCCAGAGGAATACAACCCGATCAACCGTGGCCTGATCGCGGCCTATCGTCCCTTGATAAGGTGGGCGCTGGCCCGTCCCTGGTTGACGATCGGGTTGGCCTGCCTGCTGGTCGTCACCATGCTGTGGCCGTTGAACCGGCTGGGCACCGAGTTCATGCCGGAAATGGATGAAGGCGATATTCTCTATATGCCAACCACCTTGCCAGGCATCTCGGTAGGCAAAGCCCGTGAACTGTTACAGCAGACCGATCGCCTGATCCGTACGCTACCTGAAGTCGAAAGCGTGTTCGGCAAGGTCGGCCGAGCCGAAACTGCGACTGATCCGGCGCCTTTGACCATGCTGGAAACAGTCATACGACTGAAACCAGAAGAACAGTGGCGCCCGGGTATGAGCATGGACAAGATTCGTGCTGAACTCGATGCTCGTGTACAGGTGCCCAGTCTGCATAATGCCTGGTTGATGCCGATCCGGACGCGTATTGATATGCAATCAACGGGCATCAACACGCCGGTCGGCATCAAGATTGCCGGCCCTGACCTGGCGGGTATCCAGTCGCTCGGGGAACAGGTCGAAAATGTGCTGCTCAAGGTTCCAGGTACACGAACTGTGCTGTCCGACCGGGCTGCCGGTGCACGATACATCGACGTTGATATCGATCGACAGGCTGCGGGGCATTATGGGTTAAGTATTGCCGAGATCGAGGAAGCTGCAAATATTGCCGTAGCCGGTCAGAATGTTACTTACACGGTAGAAGGAAGAGAGCGCTACCCGGTAAATCTCCGTTATCCCCGGGTATGGCGCGACTCGATCACCAAGCTCAAGGAGCTGCCGCTGGTGGTAACCGAAGATACCCAGATTCAGCTTCAGGATCTGGCCGAGATCCGGATTACGGATGGACCGCCGCTGATAAAAAGCGAGAATGGGCGCATAAACGGCTGGGTTTATATCACCATCGATGGACGCGATATCGGTTCCTATGTTGCGGCCGCTCGTCAGGCGCTGCAGCAACAGCTTGATCTTCCAGCGGGTTACACCCTTAACTGGGTTGGCCAGTACCAGTATTTGCAACGCGCTGCACAACGCCTTTCCTATATTATTCCGTTGACACTATTCATTATCTTTATTCTTCTCTACCTGAGCTTTCGAACCTTGAGTGAAGCCCTCATGGTTATGCTTTCGGTACCGCTTGCACTGGTAGGTGGTGTCTGGTTGTTGTGGTTGCTGGATTTTCATCTCTCGGTTGCAGTGGCGGTCGGTTTTATCGCGTTGGCAGGTGTGGCCGCAGAATTCGGCGTTGTGATGCTGGTGTATCTTCGTGAGGCCATAAGCCGGAATCAGCCGATCAACGAAGCGGAATTACGTAGTGCGGTCATCGAAGGCGCAGTTTTACGGGTAAGACCCAAGGCGATGACGGCTGCAGTCATTATTGCAGGACTGATGCCTATTATGCTGGGTGGCGGGGCTGGTTCCGAGGTTATGCAAAGAATTGCTGCACCAATGATCGGTGGCATGGTGACCGCGCCACTGGTATCCATGTTACTGCTGCCTGTGATGTACTTCCTGTGGTATCGAAACAAACTGACTGGCAAGCCTGTACGGCAGGCTGCTGATGCGTGA
- a CDS encoding SCO family protein: MKKTTRRTFLASAAAAIPAVATAAVAPGAVKDNPAFKTCPRARGGKNASRFPQVIVQDQHKEKAWFYEDLIADKVVLVSFTSVKGEKYYPLLSNLVKVHEMIEDRIGKEVQMYTVTTDPYHDTPEDLKALAEKHGARWRFLTGAPEDIREILASFNARGSLYALSWIGNEKTGRWMNKPSRLQPLFITEAVGRLSTGKQHKPFLVDDHSV, from the coding sequence ATGAAAAAGACTACAAGAAGAACATTTCTGGCCAGTGCTGCTGCAGCCATTCCGGCGGTAGCAACAGCCGCAGTCGCGCCTGGTGCAGTTAAAGACAACCCGGCATTCAAGACCTGTCCCCGTGCCAGGGGTGGCAAGAATGCAAGTCGTTTCCCACAGGTGATCGTCCAGGACCAGCACAAGGAGAAAGCCTGGTTCTATGAGGACCTGATTGCGGACAAGGTTGTACTGGTCAGCTTCACCTCGGTGAAAGGCGAAAAGTATTACCCATTACTCAGTAACCTGGTCAAAGTGCACGAAATGATCGAGGATCGAATCGGCAAGGAAGTGCAGATGTACACCGTAACCACCGATCCTTACCACGATACACCGGAAGACCTCAAGGCGCTGGCTGAAAAGCATGGTGCCAGGTGGCGTTTCCTGACAGGCGCTCCTGAAGATATAAGGGAGATCCTGGCATCCTTCAATGCACGCGGCAGCCTGTATGCACTGTCCTGGATCGGTAACGAAAAGACCGGTCGATGGATGAACAAGCCAAGTCGGCTGCAACCCCTGTTTATTACTGAAGCGGTGGGGCGTCTCAGTACCGGCAAGCAGCACAAGCCGTTCCTGGTGGATGACCACAGTGTCTGA